A region of the Flavobacteriales bacterium genome:
ACGGTTTGACTAATAGGAGGAATTCTTCTGTCATTTCCTTATTTTTGAATTATGCTGAACCGTACTCTTTTACTGGTCCTCTTACTGATCAGTATGAATAATGCCTCTGCGCTCCTTAATCCGGTGGTAGATACCATTCCTATGCGCGATGGAAAATGGCTGATGGCCGATGTATATATTCCGGCAGGCTGGACGAGTGGTCCCACTATCCTGATTCAAACACCTTATAACCGATTATTATTCCGGGCAGGACTACCGCTTGGAATTTTACAGAATATTAATTCATCACCTTATGCCTTTGTGGTGGTGGATTGGCGCGGATTTTACGGATCTCTTCCGGCAGCCATTGCCAGTCCAAATCGCGGTGAAGATGGTTATGATGTAATAGAATGGATTTCGCAACAATCCTGGAGCGATGGAAAAGTGGGGACATGGGGTCCTTCTGCATTAGGAAAAATTCAATTTGAAACAGCGCGCGAACAGCATCCATCACACATTTGTGCTGTGCCGCAAGTTGCTAATCCATGGTTTGCCTATGAGGAATTTTATCCCGGAGGAGTTTATAGAACTGAATATGTAGAACAACTGGATGCCTTGGGTTATGGATTATCTGCAACCGTATTGGCTCACCAGGTGAAAGATGTGGTTTGGAATTTTGCATATAATTCCACCAATTACCCTTCCAGCATTAGTGTTCCCTGTTTAATGATCGGAGGTTGGTACGACCATGGAACAGATCCATTAGTCGAATATTTTAATGCCTTAAGAGCAAACTCGCCCATTGCAGTTAGAGACCAGCATCGTTTATTGATGGGACCATGGGTGCATGGAGGACATGGTTCAGCTTATGTGGGATCTTCTGTTCAGGGCGAATTGAATTATCCTGCGGCACAAGGTTGGAGTGATTCACTGGCTAATTTGTTTTTCGATTATTACTTGCGTGGAATCACCAATGGATGGAATACAACTCCATTTGTAACCTATTTTCAAATGGGCGAAGACCAGTGGAACACATCCTCAGTGTGGCCGCCTCAGGGAGTGTCACCGATTAAATTGTATTTGCAAAATGATCATAGTTTAACCAGTGGATTGCCAATAAACAATAATGGAAGTTCTGTTTTTTCGCATGATCCCACAGATCCTTCTCCTACCCATGGAGGCGCAACCTTGCGTGCAGATCAATTGCAGGGACCATACGATCAATCTTCATTAGTAGAATCACGAAGTGATGTGTTGATTTTTGAGAGTCCGGTATTGGGACAAAATGTGGTAATGAAAGGAGCAACCCGTGTTCATCTTTTTG
Encoded here:
- a CDS encoding CocE/NonD family hydrolase translates to MLNRTLLLVLLLISMNNASALLNPVVDTIPMRDGKWLMADVYIPAGWTSGPTILIQTPYNRLLFRAGLPLGILQNINSSPYAFVVVDWRGFYGSLPAAIASPNRGEDGYDVIEWISQQSWSDGKVGTWGPSALGKIQFETAREQHPSHICAVPQVANPWFAYEEFYPGGVYRTEYVEQLDALGYGLSATVLAHQVKDVVWNFAYNSTNYPSSISVPCLMIGGWYDHGTDPLVEYFNALRANSPIAVRDQHRLLMGPWVHGGHGSAYVGSSVQGELNYPAAQGWSDSLANLFFDYYLRGITNGWNTTPFVTYFQMGEDQWNTSSVWPPQGVSPIKLYLQNDHSLTSGLPINNNGSSVFSHDPTDPSPTHGGATLRADQLQGPYDQSSLVESRSDVLIFESPVLGQNVVMKGATRVHLFVSSDKTDTDFAIRLTDVYPDGRSMLIVDGIRRLRFRDGFTSSDTAQGIPGTVYELDVELPFSCITFLTGHKIRVDISSANYPRYDVNLNNGGIMYTSGDSLVAQNTVFHNSNQSSYVELMLTDFIGGVSENPYSTLNLYPNPAADKIMVEEIYNNCNYSISDIQGKKVMGGRINNRQILVQSLVSGLYFIEIEYKGEKLISKWVKE